The nucleotide window cacacaatatccaataaatgaaaaaggtgcattgaaatatgtaaactacttatattgtgaaacaaactctttttgctaaaactacctacatttaaaaacagagggagtattttaTTGTGTGGAACTTTGTATTGATCCTGTTGGATTTCATTGAACTTCGCTACAATATTTATTTCTTACTTTCACTTTACCGTAACATTGTGTTCTGCCGCAGTCCACATTGTGAAGAAATAAATACCTTGCTAGCTctctaaatataaaaatttcattGATCTTAGAGGTAATGAAtgcacctcctgcttccctgtTTAGATTCAGTGATTGAGAACTGTCCACCATCTCTTGAACATTATGGTTTTATTTTCCCGACTGCCTAGGTATCTAGGGAGAGGATGTAAAGGACAAGGCAGAACGTTACAGACCGAACTTATATTCAAAACCATGGTAGTTGAACCAGTTACAATGTCTGTAGGAGAGTTGGAATCCGATATAGCTGGTGATTTTCTCCAACCTGGTTACTTTCAGTGGCTAATTGTGTATCAAATTTTCTTACCTTTCTGATATTCCTATCTGGAGAACCGGGAAACCTCATACGTCACTCTGCTATAGAACACCTTCACAAGTGAATCAAGTTAGAAGTTGTTCTTATCATTCCCAGTCTCAACTGATTCCTCCTGACAGGCTTCAGAGTGATCTCCCTCTTACAAAATTTTCAAACATTGGTTCCACTTGAGATCACATGAAGAGTCTGTTTGAAGATGATAACGATTTGACAGAAACTCATCATGGAAACAAAGCTTTCCAAGGAGTACATGAAGAACATTGACTACTAATACCAAACAAACATCaatatttttcttctcattcttgAAGTCTACGGATAAGTTGTTACAAAAAGCTTCAAAACATAACTGAATCGCTCTATGGAGTTTAATTTTACCAAACCTATGATGAGCATGGAACCTAAAGACGATGTTATGCCAATACAATACATTACATTACAAGTGTATGCATAACATGCAAATGCATACACAGTTTCCAAAAGCCATCACCCTCTTTCTACTCTCTGCCCTGTAACAAACAGATATGGTTTCAGACCATTAGTGTTCAGAATCATATCTAAAAGTACAAAGAAAAGGTAGAGATCAAGGGTTTACATTTTCTCAGATTATCCAAATGAATCGCGGCATTTCACAGAACCACAGTTACACTGCCTCTTTCCATGTAAAAGGCTCCCATCTCTGGACTCAGATGTAAGGGAGACTCCATAATCATAAGTCAGTTCAGCCATTGGAGGAATGTGACGAATGGCAAAGAAGGCAATGTGGACAACCGGTTCACCATTTCCTTCAGAAATAACTGGCTGCCACAGAACGTTGGGGGAGCAGCTATGGTTCATGAACCGAGCTACATTTCCAAAACTCTTAGCACTGATCAGGAGCGGTGCTGGGAGATTAAACTCCTCAGAGAGTTCATCTGAAGGATCCTCATCTACTAACGCAGGCTCATAGTTCCATTTAAACGAGTTATAAACACGCGATGTGTCAAAGACATACTCATCCTCTTCTTGGTCCATTCTAAGTGTTTCTTGGTCTTTGACCTCACCAGCATATTCACATATGAAAGAACCAGCACGAATGGGATCCCACGACCGTAAACCCCAACCACGGTTCGCCGTCTTAAACACCTCCATCCGGAACTTAAGTCCTGTCTGAATCACTTTGTTTTTGCAACCGGCGTTACACGGACAGGTTGAACCACATTCATATACCATTGGCCTCCTGGAAACAAGCATAACGCCGTTAAGGTAAGGAAGATCGCCACCGTTCATTCTGATGCAAGAGCAGTTTAGATCTCCCGGCGCACACGAGCCACGGCAGGAGCAACCAGTTGCTGTGTTCTGCTGGGTTATTCTAAAGGCTTCAGAGTGTTTGAGAGTGGAGATGTAAGTAAAATAAGAAGGCCCCTTCTCATCATCAAAGTCATTCACAAGGGAAACAGGTTTGCTCTCAACACCTGAAGTGATATCCGGAAGTATAAGTCCTCTTCTTGGAGTCATCAAACCTTCTTTCCACTTATGAACAGCTTTCCAGAACCCAAAAGCAGGTGGCTGACCTGGCACTCTCACCAATCTATACTTAAACGTGTTGCAGCCAGACTTGCCTTTCTCCACCCATGACTCCGAGATTGTATAAAGCCCATCGTAAATATAGATCTTCCCCGTTTTACTAGCTGGATCCTCTTCTCCTCTGATAACTCTAACTCCATTCCCTTTCCTCAAGCTTCTCTCTAACGCAAGATTCCCTCTCTCAAGCTTCTGATCAGACGCTTGTTTGTTCTTGTCTGCATTCCCTCCTTGTCCGCTGTAGATTAAAGACTCAGGATCCTGGGCCTCGCCGTCATAGCGTCCGGCTGAAACAATGCTGGTAGCTAGAGGCTCCTCATCTGCACCTGCTGCTTTGCTCGTTATGTAGTCAATGCCGGCCATTGTCTGCATGTGGAGACCCACTAAGCACATCTCTATCCGTGAAAAGAAGATATCTCCAACTTCGATTCCTGGAACCGTTCCAACTCTCTTTTTCATGTTTGTCCTCACCCCGTTGCTCATCAAAGAGCCTGCTGCTTTAGCGGTCGCGGCCTTTGCGTACTCCACTTGACTGAGACGCCTCCTAACAGCATCAAAACGCATCAGCACGGTGCTTACTAAGTCCACATTGCCGTCTTCTCGCTCTGCTGCACTGATCCCGCTGTCGAAAACTCCACTGAAACGCTTCACAACCTGAACATCCAAAGTAGGCTCTTGGGGGACTGTCTTGTCTTTTTTCTTGGCGTTGCCGCTTCCCTTAGGACGACCTCTTTTAGCTCCGGTTGAGCTGCTAGGGCCGTTTGATGCAGTGGTAGTGGGAGATCTGTATGATTGAAGAGGTGGAACAAACGATGGAGGAGGTGTGTACTGAGTCTGGTTGAGATCTGGAGTGTCTTGTGTAGGTGGTTGTGATCCAAATGGGAAGAAAGGTGAGTAGCCTGTAGAAGAAGGGCCAAAAGGTGGAACTCCAACAAAGGGTGGACCTTGATTGCCATTTGGAAAAACAGGTTTTAGACTTCTCAGTGGTTTAACATCTAGCACTATAGACTTGTCATAATGGTTAGGATTTGGAACTCCTTCCATTGCTAAAACTCCTGTCAAAAATGAGACCAACATTTGGGTTAAAGAGCATTGACAAAGCTTAGATTATTATTAGCATATGAATAAAGTATGATGAAATAAATATCACAGCATTTTACTGCATAGCCCCTCTAGAACAACACCTTGCAGTGACCTTGTGGGTTATATATACTCTTTGCAGTACTaaaagcagaaaaaaaaaagttataaggAAATGCAAAAGAATCCATTTAAGAGCAACCTTAGGTTCAATAAAAGTCCCTAGAAGAAtcgaaaacccaaaaaaatgcAAACTTTGCTATATTTTGTAGACCGAGCAGCTATGGTTCATGAACCGAGCTACATTTCCAAAACTCTTAGCACTGATCAGGAGCGGTGCTGGGAGATTAAACTCCTCAGAGAGTTCATCTGAAGGATCCTCATCTACTAACGCAGGCTCATAGTTCCATTTAAACGAGTTATAAACACGCGATGTGTCAAAGACATACTCATCCTCTTCTTGGTCCATTCTAAGTGTTTCTTGGTCTTTGACCTCACCAGCATATTCACATATGAAAGAACCAGCACGAATGGGATCCCACGACCGTAAACCCCAACCACGGTTCGCCGTCTTAAACACCTCCATCCGGAACTTAAGTCCTGTCTGAATCACTTTGTTTTTGCAACCGGCGTTACACGGACAGGTTGAACCACATTCATATACCATTGGCCTCCTGGAAACAAGCATAACGCCGTTAAGGTAAGGAAGATCGCCACCGTTCATTCTGATGCAAGAGCAGTTTAGATCTCCCGGCGCACACGAGCCACGGCAGGAGCAACCAGTTGCTGTGTTCTGCTGGGTTATTCTAAAGGCTTCAGAGTGTTTGAGAGTGGAGATGTAAGTAAAATAAGAAGGCCCCTTCTCATCATCAAAGTCATTCACAAGGGAAACAGGTTTGCTCTCAACACCTGAAGTGATATCCGGAAGTATAAGTCCTCTTCTTGGAGTCATCAAACCTTCTTTCCACTTATGAACAGCTTTCCAGAACCCAAAAGCAGGTGGCTGACCTGGCACTCTCACCAATCTATACTTAAACGTGTTGCAGCCAGACTTGCCTTTCTCCACCCATGACTCCGAGATTGTATAAAGCCCATCGTAAATATAGATCTTCCCCGTTTTACTAGCTGGATCCTCTTCTCCTCTGATAACTCTAACTCCATTCCCTTTCCTCAAGCTTCTCTCTAACGCAAGATTCCCTCTCTCAAGCTTCTGATCAGACGCTTGTTTGTTCTTGTCTGCATTCCCTCCTTGTCCGCTGTAGATTAAAGACTCAGGATCCTGGGCCTCGCCGTCATAGCGTCCGGCTGAAACAATGCTGGTAGCTAGAGGCTCCTCATCTGCACCTGCTGCTTTGCTCGTTATGTAGTCAATGCCGGCCATTGTCTGCATGTGGAGACCCACTAAGCACATCTCTATCCGTGAAAAGAAGATATCTCCAACTTCGATTCCTGGAACCGTTCCAACTCTCTTTTTCATGTTTGTCCTCACCCCGTTGCTCATCAAAGAGCCTGCTGCTTTAGCGGTCGCGGCCTTTGCGTACTCCACTTGACTGAGACGCCTCCTAACAGCATCAAAACGCATCAGCACGGTGCTTACTAAGTCCACATTGCCGTCTTCTCGCTCTGCTGCACTGATCCCGCTGTCGAAAACTCCACTGAAACGCTTCACAACCTGAACATCCAAAGTAGGCTCTTGGGGGACTGTCTTGTCTTTTTTCTTGGCGTTGCCGCTTCCCTTAGGACGACCTCTTTTAGCTCCGGTTGAGCTGCTAGGGCCGTTTGATGCAGTGGTAGTGGGAGATCTGTATGATTGAAGAGGTGGAACAAACGATGGAGGAGGTGTGTACTGAGTCTGGTTGAGATCTGGAGTGTCTTGTGTAGGTGGTTGTGATCCAAATGGGAAGAAAGGTGAGTAGCCTGTAGAAGAAGGGCCAAAAGGTGGAACTCCAACAAAGGGTGGACCTTGATTGCCATTTGGAAAAACAGGTTTTAGACTTCTCAGTGGTTTAACATCTAGCACTATAGACTTGTCATAATGGTTAGGATTTGGAACTCCTTCCATTGCTAAAACTCCTGTCAAAAATGAGACCAACATTTGGGTTAAAGAGCATTGACAAAGCTTAGATTATTATTAGCATATGAATAAAGTATGATGAAATAAATATCACAGCATTTTACTGCATAGCCCCTCTAGAACAACACCTTGCAGTGACCTTGTGGGTTATATATACTCTTTGCAGTACTaaaagcagaaaaaaaaaagttataaggAAATGCAAAAGAATCCATTTAAGAGCAACCTTAGGTTCAATAAAAGTCCCTAGAAGAAtcgaaaacccaaaaaaaatgcAAACTTTGCTATATTTTGtagaccccccccccccccccccccccccccaagaTGAAAATGTAAAGGGCATTTCCATAAAACCTAAAATGTACAATTCCAAACAACAACACCATTGTGCCCTaggacataaaaaaaaaagcttgctTTTTGCCCATCAAGATCCGTAAAGGGCATAAAGGAGCATGGCGTAGCTACACCAACCCTTAATCGAACACCAAAACATACTAATTTCAGATTCACCagcggaaaaaaaaattgaaaactttatcAACAGTGAAACATTCATTTAATTCATACTCAAGATTTCAACTTACAAAATGGAAAGAAGAAACACGACACTAGATTTTAAACCACCAACCTCACGAAGATGAGAAATTTGAATTTGGGCTCCCTGAAATTaggcgagagagagagataacaGAGACGAGTTTTGAcgatagatagagagagagagagagagagagagagagagagtgaaagaGATGTCTTTCTTTATTGTATTTTTCAGACAAATGCTCAGATGAAATAAAGCAGGAGACGTTAGTCTTACAGAGAATTCAATCCGTTAGATTCTCATTTGCGTCATCTGTATCGTCCAAAACACTTCAGGGCCTTGAAACACACAAACCTTTCGTTCTTCGTGTTGTTATTGTCgccatttcttttctttttttttttattattaaattttctatCCAACTATTTACCAATGCAAGATTAAGCACaagaatccaaaaaaaaaattaaaatgttctttttttttcttccaaagaAATATTTGAGTAGTAATTTCAAGAGTATTCACTTTTAAAAAGTTAACAAATTCGGATAAATCGAATCTGGATTTGATGATGTAATAAGAGTCTC belongs to Brassica rapa cultivar Chiifu-401-42 chromosome A07, CAAS_Brap_v3.01, whole genome shotgun sequence and includes:
- the LOC103831449 gene encoding histone-lysine N-methyltransferase, H3 lysine-9 specific SUVH3, coding for MLVSFLTGVLAMEGVPNPNHYDKSIVLDVKPLRSLKPVFPNGNQGPPFVGVPPFGPSSTGYSPFFPFGSQPPTQDTPDLNQTQYTPPPSFVPPLQSYRSPTTTASNGPSSSTGAKRGRPKGSGNAKKKDKTVPQEPTLDVQVVKRFSGVFDSGISAAEREDGNVDLVSTVLMRFDAVRRRLSQVEYAKAATAKAAGSLMSNGVRTNMKKRVGTVPGIEVGDIFFSRIEMCLVGLHMQTMAGIDYITSKAAGADEEPLATSIVSAGRYDGEAQDPESLIYSGQGGNADKNKQASDQKLERGNLALERSLRKGNGVRVIRGEEDPASKTGKIYIYDGLYTISESWVEKGKSGCNTFKYRLVRVPGQPPAFGFWKAVHKWKEGLMTPRRGLILPDITSGVESKPVSLVNDFDDEKGPSYFTYISTLKHSEAFRITQQNTATGCSCRGSCAPGDLNCSCIRMNGGDLPYLNGVMLVSRRPMVYECGSTCPCNAGCKNKVIQTGLKFRMEVFKTANRGWGLRSWDPIRAGSFICEYAGEVKDQETLRMDQEEDEYVFDTSRVYNSFKWNYEPALVDEDPSDELSEEFNLPAPLLISAKSFGNVARFMNHSCSPNVLWQPVISEGNGEPVVHIAFFAIRHIPPMAELTYDYGVSLTSESRDGSLLHGKRQCNCGSVKCRDSFG
- the LOC117126646 gene encoding histone-lysine N-methyltransferase, H3 lysine-9 specific SUVH3-like, whose translation is MEGVPNPNHYDKSIVLDVKPLRSLKPVFPNGNQGPPFVGVPPFGPSSTGYSPFFPFGSQPPTQDTPDLNQTQYTPPPSFVPPLQSYRSPTTTASNGPSSSTGAKRGRPKGSGNAKKKDKTVPQEPTLDVQVVKRFSGVFDSGISAAEREDGNVDLVSTVLMRFDAVRRRLSQVEYAKAATAKAAGSLMSNGVRTNMKKRVGTVPGIEVGDIFFSRIEMCLVGLHMQTMAGIDYITSKAAGADEEPLATSIVSAGRYDGEAQDPESLIYSGQGGNADKNKQASDQKLERGNLALERSLRKGNGVRVIRGEEDPASKTGKIYIYDGLYTISESWVEKGKSGCNTFKYRLVRVPGQPPAFGFWKAVHKWKEGLMTPRRGLILPDITSGVESKPVSLVNDFDDEKGPSYFTYISTLKHSEAFRITQQNTATGCSCRGSCAPGDLNCSCIRMNGGDLPYLNGVMLVSRRPMVYECGSTCPCNAGCKNKVIQTGLKFRMEVFKTANRGWGLRSWDPIRAGSFICEYAGEVKDQETLRMDQEEDEYVFDTSRVYNSFKWNYEPALVDEDPSDELSEEFNLPAPLLISAKSFGNVARFMNHSCSVYKI